In Verrucomicrobiales bacterium, the sequence AAAACGAAGTGGGCTCGTTCGGTAAGCGGCGTGGGTTGCGGGTTGATTTCGATGACCGTTGCTCCGGCCTTCAATGCCTGGATGGGCAACGCGGCCGCCGGATACACCACGGAGGAAGTGCCGATGCACAGAAAAGCCTCGCTGTTTTGGCTGGCATTCGATGCCTGGGTTATCGCTTCTTCGGGAAGAGCCTCTTCGAACCAGACCACATCGGGCCGTAACGGTCCGGCGCACCGAGGGCATTTGGGTGGCACCTCCTCGCTGTGAGCCCAGGTCTCGACCGGGGTTCCCTCCTGAAAGCATTTCGTGCGATGGATGTTGCCGTGCAGTTCGATCACGTTCTCACTTCCGGCTCGCTGATGGAGCCCGTCGACGTTTTGGGTGATGAGCTGAAATTCTGCGAATCGATACTGCATGACTGCGAGTGCTTTGTGGGCCGGGTTCGGGAGTGCATCCGCGACGAGTTGACGACGCCAGGCGTACCACTCCCAAACCAGCCGGGGGTTTCGCAAAAACGCCCGCGGCGTCGCCAGTTCCTCGGGAGTGTATTTCGACCAGAGACCGGTTTGTGCGTCCCGGAAAGTGGGTACTCCGCTCTCTGCCGAGACCCCGGCCCCGGTGAGGACCACAACGCGCGTGACTTGGCGAAGTCGCCGAATCAGGCCTGCGGGAATTTTCATGATCCCCACGTTGCCCACCGAGCGGGAGCGTGGCAAGCGGGTTT encodes:
- a CDS encoding NAD-dependent deacylase; translation: MKIPAGLIRRLRQVTRVVVLTGAGVSAESGVPTFRDAQTGLWSKYTPEELATPRAFLRNPRLVWEWYAWRRQLVADALPNPAHKALAVMQYRFAEFQLITQNVDGLHQRAGSENVIELHGNIHRTKCFQEGTPVETWAHSEEVPPKCPRCAGPLRPDVVWFEEALPEEAITQASNASQNSEAFLCIGTSSVVYPAAALPIQALKAGATVIEINPQPTPLTERAHFVLPGAAGETLPLLLECLAG